A genome region from Aliivibrio salmonicida LFI1238 includes the following:
- a CDS encoding DHA2 family efflux MFS transporter permease subunit, with product MTQELTATNQNDVADTPIEPEIPRRHWIALFGGLLGAFMAILDIQITNSSLKDIQGALSATMDESSWISTSYLVAEMIAIPLSGWLSVAIGKRRYLTWTTIIFAVASVLCSLSWSMGSMIVFRAIQGFSGGALIPLAFSLVVQLLPLNKRAVGMALFGVTATFAPSIGPTLGGWLTENFSWHYIFYINIPPAIALIFMVNYGLDDEPLRLDSLLKADWFGIATMAIGLGCLEVVLEEGNREEWFSSSFIITLSIISAISLIYFVINELQHKNPLVNLRLLKQSQFAMSCVAYLILGMALLGSIYVLPMYMIQIQGYNSLEIGEVLMWMGFPQLLIFPLVPKLTQIIKAKYLVFFGFAMFGISCFVNTHMSYDFGGDQLIFSMLLRAIGSPFIMVPLSLVAMEEIQKHQVADASTITNVLRNLGGAFSIAFIATLLDNKTREHLGHIKETLTTVSTDGWYHLQQSAAMFVSKGSDPATAMLQAKASLSLTMQRDAAIMAYNDVFFMMTCFLGFAAFMMFFVKSNSNPGSIEAGGH from the coding sequence ATCAAAATGACGTAGCGGATACACCGATAGAGCCTGAAATCCCAAGACGTCATTGGATAGCTCTGTTCGGTGGCTTGCTTGGTGCGTTTATGGCGATTCTGGATATTCAGATCACCAACTCTTCACTAAAAGACATTCAAGGGGCGTTATCGGCCACCATGGATGAAAGTTCATGGATCTCTACCTCATACCTTGTGGCTGAAATGATCGCTATCCCATTAAGTGGTTGGCTATCGGTCGCGATTGGTAAGCGTCGTTATTTAACGTGGACCACCATTATTTTTGCTGTGGCGTCAGTCTTATGCTCACTCTCTTGGAGCATGGGATCGATGATCGTCTTTCGTGCGATCCAAGGCTTCAGTGGTGGCGCATTAATTCCTTTGGCGTTTTCTCTTGTTGTTCAATTATTACCATTGAATAAACGAGCGGTTGGTATGGCTCTCTTTGGTGTGACAGCAACATTTGCACCATCAATCGGGCCAACATTGGGTGGCTGGTTAACGGAAAACTTTTCTTGGCATTATATTTTCTATATTAATATTCCCCCTGCGATAGCACTTATTTTTATGGTGAATTATGGTCTTGATGATGAACCGCTACGATTAGACAGTTTGCTGAAAGCCGATTGGTTTGGCATCGCGACCATGGCGATAGGGTTGGGTTGTTTAGAAGTGGTTTTAGAAGAAGGGAATAGAGAAGAGTGGTTCAGTTCTAGTTTCATTATTACGTTGTCGATTATCTCTGCCATTAGCTTAATTTATTTTGTGATTAACGAGTTACAGCATAAAAACCCGTTAGTAAATTTGCGGCTACTTAAACAAAGTCAGTTTGCGATGTCGTGTGTCGCCTATTTAATTTTAGGGATGGCGTTATTGGGGTCTATTTACGTGTTGCCTATGTATATGATCCAAATTCAGGGTTATAACTCGTTAGAAATTGGTGAAGTATTAATGTGGATGGGGTTTCCTCAGTTATTAATTTTCCCATTGGTCCCTAAATTAACTCAGATTATTAAAGCTAAATATCTCGTGTTTTTTGGTTTTGCAATGTTCGGTATTAGCTGCTTTGTAAACACACACATGAGTTATGATTTTGGTGGCGATCAATTGATTTTCTCTATGCTGCTGCGTGCTATTGGTAGCCCATTTATTATGGTGCCGCTGTCTTTAGTTGCGATGGAAGAGATTCAAAAACATCAAGTGGCCGATGCCTCAACGATTACCAATGTACTGCGTAACTTGGGTGGTGCGTTTAGTATTGCGTTTATTGCGACGCTGTTGGATAACAAAACCCGCGAACATTTGGGTCATATCAAAGAAACCTTAACTACGGTAAGTACAGATGGGTGGTATCACTTGCAACAGAGTGCGGCGATGTTTGTCTCAAAGGGGAGTGATCCGGCAACGGCGATGCTGCAAGCTAAAGCGTCATTGAGTCTGACAATGCAAAGAGACGCGGCAATTATG